In a genomic window of Venatoribacter cucullus:
- the pnuC gene encoding nicotinamide riboside transporter PnuC: MTELTSNIQHAIAAMSGWEVLAVISGVAYLLLAMRNNILCWYAALVSSTIYVFLFWDVSLPMESALSVYYVVMAFYGWWQWRGGAAPAATDLHSHQPIVRWSLPRHAVMISAVLLLSSVSGYLLEKNTAAALPYLDSFTTWGALLTTWMVAKRVLENWLYWIVVDSAAIVLYLDRELYLTALLMAVYVVLVIIGWFQWLPLYRQQQQKKQQLQNTSQNAAVDNALC, from the coding sequence ATGACTGAACTCACCAGCAACATCCAACACGCCATCGCCGCCATGAGCGGCTGGGAAGTGCTGGCCGTTATTTCAGGGGTTGCGTATCTGTTGCTGGCCATGCGCAACAATATTCTCTGTTGGTATGCGGCGCTGGTCAGCAGCACAATTTATGTTTTTTTATTCTGGGATGTCAGCCTGCCAATGGAATCGGCGCTCAGTGTGTATTATGTGGTGATGGCCTTCTATGGCTGGTGGCAATGGCGCGGCGGAGCGGCACCGGCGGCGACCGATCTGCACAGCCATCAACCCATTGTGCGCTGGAGCCTGCCGCGCCATGCAGTGATGATCAGCGCCGTATTATTGCTGAGTTCAGTCAGCGGTTATTTACTGGAAAAAAACACCGCAGCCGCGCTGCCCTATCTGGATTCTTTTACCACCTGGGGCGCGCTGCTCACCACCTGGATGGTGGCCAAACGGGTGCTGGAAAACTGGCTGTACTGGATTGTGGTCGACAGCGCCGCCATTGTTTTGTACCTCGACCGTGAGCTCTATTTAACCGCGTTATTAATGGCGGTGTATGTGGTGCTGGTAATTATCGGCTGGTTCCAGTGGTTGCCGCTGTATCGTCAACAGCAGCAAAAAAAACAACAGCTACAAAATACCAGCCAAAATGCAGCTGTGGACAACGCCTTATGCTGA
- a CDS encoding YkoF family thiamine/hydroxymethylpyrimidine-binding protein produces the protein MQISVEISSYPLADDYIPAIKTFIDMMNQVPGLTVVTNTMSTQVFGELELVMNTLKEAMAYSWQTFGKNIFVCKFIGTNLDPALKPHG, from the coding sequence ATGCAAATCTCCGTTGAAATCAGCAGCTACCCATTAGCCGATGACTATATTCCGGCCATCAAAACCTTTATCGACATGATGAATCAGGTGCCGGGTTTAACCGTGGTTACCAACACCATGAGCACGCAGGTGTTCGGCGAACTGGAACTGGTGATGAACACCTTAAAAGAGGCCATGGCCTACAGCTGGCAAACCTTTGGCAAAAATATTTTCGTGTGCAAATTTATTGGTACCAATCTGGATCCGGCGTTAAAGCCGCATGGCTGA